In Chaetodon trifascialis isolate fChaTrf1 chromosome 6, fChaTrf1.hap1, whole genome shotgun sequence, one DNA window encodes the following:
- the sprn2 gene encoding shadow of prion protein 2, giving the protein MMSGLQKLPLTVTLCLLLLATLLPSSEARRGFGGGGFGRGGGGRSRGWGGGGGQAYRPVQSSGPSAGKVAGAAAAGAIGGTLIGSALSRPGYGYGGGYGGYGGYGGGFGGGYGGYGGGYGYPRYGGGGYGLRPGYEAEGSGDMEYYTGASSGPIYNSIIVVIGSLMSLLIGHWVAVM; this is encoded by the coding sequence ATGATGTCGGGCCTGCAGAAACTCCCCCTCACAGTGACCCTCTGCCTGCTACTCCTCGCCACACTGTTGCCCAGCTCTGAAGCCCGCCGTGGTTTTGGAGGTGGTGGCTTTGGCCGGGGCGGAGGAGGCCGGAGCCGGGGATGGGGCGGCGGTGGCGGCCAGGCCTATAGACCTGTCCAGAGCAGTGGCCCCAGTGCAGGCAAAGTAGCCGGGGCCGCTGCAGCTGGTGCCATAGGAGGAACATTGATTGGTTCTGCCCTGAGCCGCCCTGGGTACGGGTATGGTGGAGGATATGGAGGATATGGAGGGTACGGAGGGGGATTTGGAGGGGGTTATGGAGGATATGGAGGTGGTTATGGCTACCCACGATATGGAGGTGGTGGCTACGGCCTCAGGCCTGGCTATGAGGCAGAGGGCTCTGGAGATATGGAGTACTACACCGGAGCATCCAGTGGCCCCATCTACAACAGTATCATCGTTGTCATCGGCTCCCTGATGTCCCTGCTGATAGGCCACTGGGTGGCAGTCATGTAG
- the LOC139332157 gene encoding uncharacterized protein yields the protein SSTHSNTNSGSKNNRGSSSQGGYPRQPGQPNQGGYPPQSGRPEYPGSYPRQPGGEGYQYPVQGSPYGAGQGRHDGYGGGYINRNPKNKILSPRYGGSFGYGGHGYRGGSPFAQSVQTMGVYPEEKSREFGRRAMMAAAGGAMAGMALGYGLGRFPRPHFNFRSQQEEYYYNHYMYKKYGTRSTDTNDYGRDYSYSQPPQHYDNYMDDCMKRRDLLPAENQQPNRKPAATNKTTTTAVPSAPDSGSNTTKSNSTAASNSSTSAPSTPQPQNQTGANPEPPASQALGKTATDDDDDDDDTVSIVEIGYPALINQLKVRRCLALYMVYSEKYLRKVTGGAQGLEVGSQGLLAFSFSFTSTVLMLLNSNMLMLH from the coding sequence TCCAGCACCCACTCTAACACTAATTCAGGCAGCAAAAACAATCGGGGCTCCAGCTCTCAGGGTGGATACCCCAGACAGCCGGGACAACCCAATCAAGGAGGCTACCCTCCGCAATCAGGCAGACCTGAGTATCCGGGTAGTTACCCCCGGCAGCCGGGTGGAGAAGGCTACCAGTATCCAGTACAGGGCTCACCATACGGAGCAGGTCAAGGTCGTCATGACGGTTATGGTGGGGGATACATCAACCgaaacccaaaaaacaaaattctAAGTCCTCGCTATGGTGGCAGCTTTGGTTATGGAGGCCATGGTTATAGAGGCGGATCTCCCTTTGCACAATCAGTTCAGACAATGGGCGTGTATCCCGAAGAAAAATCCAGAGAGTTTGGACGCAGAGCGATGATGGCGGCAGCGGGAGGGGCTATGGCAGGAATGGCCCTGGGCTATGGGTTAGGAAGGTTCCCCCGTCCTCACTTCAACTTCCGCAGCCAGCAGGAAGAGTATTACTACAACCACTACATGTACAAGAAATATGGTACCAGGTCTACTGATACCAATGACTATGGCAGAGACTATAGCTACAGCCAACCCCCTCAACACTACGATAACTACATGGATGACTGCATGAAGAGAAGAGACCTTCTGCCTGCAGAGAATCAACAGCCAAACCGCAAACCAGCTGCCACAAACAAAACTACAACCACTGCTGTCCCCTCAGCTCCAGACAGTGGCAGCAACACCACAAAGAGCAACAGCACTGCAGCAAGtaactcctccacctctgcaccTTCAACTCCCCAGCCTCAAAATCAGACTGGAGCCAATCCTGAGCCTCCAGCTTCACAGGCTCTCGGAAAAACTgccactgatgatgatgatgatgatgatgacacagTCAGCATTGTGGAGATCGGCTACCCGGCACTGATCAACCAACTGAAGGTCAGGAGATGCTTGGCGTTGTACATGGTTTACTCTGAAAAGTACTTGAGGAAAGTGACAGGAGGGGCTCAGGGACTGGAGGTGGGCTCGCAGGGgcttttagcttttagctttagctttaccAGCACTGTACTGATGCTTCTGAATAGCAACATGCTAATGCTGCACTGA
- the prnpb gene encoding prion protein b, whose product MKLTVIAVLCLSLLLAHFSLAKKGGGFGSKINFFKKTPKITPKQSKPPKQSNQGSYPKQPDRPGSYPNQGSYPQHPGSYPNQGSYPQHPGSYPNPNQGGYPQQPGSYPNPNQGGYPQHPGSYPNPNRGGYPQQPGGYPNPNQGGYPQHPGSYPYPNQGGYPQQPGSYPNPNQGGHPLHPGGYPNPNQGGYPQQPGSYPNQGGYPHHPGNYPNQGAFPQQPGGYPGGGYPAQGYPYGGGHGGYGGYGGYPGGYINYNPNNKILSPRYGGGFGYGGYGAGGGSPFSQSVQTMGVYPKEKSREFGGNAMMAAAGGAMAGMALGYGLGRFPRPHFNFHSPQEEYYYNHYMYKKYGIKSTDTNDYGRDYSYSQPAQNYDNYMDDCMKRRDLLPAENQQPNRKPAATNKTTTTAVPNKTTTTAVPSAPDSGSNTTKSNSTAASNSSTSAPSTPQPQNQTGANPEPPASQALGKTATDDDDDDDDTVSIVEIGYPALINQLKVRRCLALYMVYSEKYLKKNTEPSARDGVSRLEVSSRGLLAVVTSTILMLLNSNMLMLLH is encoded by the coding sequence ATGAAGCTGACTGTAATAGCTGTGTTGTGTCTGTCCCTTCTCTTGGCTCATTTCTCATTGGCCAAAAAGGGAGGAGGGTTTGGTAGTAAAATAAATTTCTTTAAGAAGACTCCCAAAATCACACCCAAACAGTCTAAACCACCCAAACAATCCAACCAAGGGAGTTACCCCAAGCAACCAGATCGACCAGGGAGCTACCCTAACCAAGGTAGTTACCCCCAGCATCCAGGGAGCTACCCTAACCAAGGTAGTTACCCCCAGCATCCAGGGAGCTACCCTAACCCCAACCAAGGAGGTTATCCCCAACAACCAGGGAGCTACCCTAACCCCAACCAAGGAGGTTACCCCCAGCATCCAGGGAGCTACCCTAACCCCAACCGAGGAGGTTACCCCCAACAACCAGGGGGCTACCCAAACCCCAACCAAGGAGGTTACCCCCAGCATCCAGGGAGCTACCCCTACCCCAACCAAGGAGGTTACCCCCAGCAACCAGGGAGCTACCCAAACCCCAACCAAGGAGGTCACCCCCTGCATCCGGGGGGCTACCCTAACCCCAACCAAGGAGGTTACCCCCAGCAACCAGGGAGCTACCCTAACCAAGGGGGTTACCCCCACCATCCAGGGAACTACCCTAACCAAGGCGCTTTCCCCCAGCAACCAGGGGGTTATCCAGGTGGAGGTTACCCAGCACAGGGCTACCCATATGGAGGAGGTCATGGTGGCTATGGTGGTTATGGAGGTTATCCAGGTGGATACATTAACTACAATCCAAACAACAAAATCCTGAGCCCTCGCTATGGTGGGGGCTTTGGATACGGGGGTTATGGCGCTGGGGGCGGATCTCCCTTTTCCCAATCAGTTCAGACAATGGGCGTGTATCCCAAAGAAAAATCCAGAGAATTTGGAGGCAATGCGATGATGGCGGCAGCAGGAGGGGCTATGGCAGGAATGGCCCTGGGCTATGGGTTAGGAAGGTTCCCCCGTCCTCACTTCAACTTCCACAGCCCCCAGGAGGAGTATTACTACAACCACTACATGTACAAGAAATATGGTATCAAGTCTACTGATACCAATGACTATGGCAGAGACTATAGCTACAGCCAACCTGCTCAAAACTACGATAACTACATGGATGACTGCATGAAGAGAAGAGACCTTCTGCCTGCAGAGAATCAACAGCCAAACCGCAAACCAGCTGCCACAAACAAAACTACAACCACTGCTGTCCCAAACAAAACTACAACCACTGCTGTCCCCTCAGCTCCAGACAGTGGCAGCAACACCACAAAGAGCAACAGCACTGCAGCAAGtaactcctccacctctgcaccTTCAACTCCCCAGCCTCAAAATCAGACTGGAGCCAATCCTGAGCCTCCAGCTTCACAGGCTCTCGGAAAAACTgccactgatgatgatgatgatgatgatgacacagTCAGCATTGTGGAGATCGGCTACCCGGCACTGATCAACCAGCTGAAGGTCAGGAGATGCTTGGCGTTGTACATGGTTTACTCTGAAAAGTACttgaagaaaaatacagaacCAAGTGCCCGGGACGGGGTGTCGAGACTGGAGGTGAGCTCCCGGGGGCTTTTAGCTGTGGTCACCAGCACTATACTAATGCTACTGAACAGcaacatgctaatgctgctaCATTGA
- the LOC139332159 gene encoding zinc finger protein 345-like — MSSVKHFGGFVSDRLTAAAAEEIFGVFNETLLKYEEEIDRQRKLLDTVWTPEMKLHRIELPQQHVCKKEEEEEVLCDQQRNSSVDKEEPEPPQIKEEEEELCTSQEGEQLVLKEETEDFVLTPAYEESDQQLLSNSSQIQDQKGGEHGHSGSTDAEPKPTGSRSHSNEIHCNARRGKKSFKCDTCGKNYKSKSALVFHKKGHTGDKPHKCDTCGKKFNRVTVLNNHMRIHTGEKPFPCKTCGKYFRCTSGLLAHMRTHTDERPYHCNTCGKRFRDISAWNRHIASHIGERPHSCKTCGKKFIHKNTLKAHMITHTGERPFLCKTCGRRFSVLGALTRHITLHTGERAHVCKTCGKKYASNFELKIHIRVHTGEKPYLCKTCGKEFSVKSTLTKHVRIHTGERPYLCKTCGKDFTCNSALRVHERIHTGEKPYHCETCGKGFTELSGLNRHTPTHTGVKPLSCKICGKGFIQPHSLTVHMRIHTGEKPYPCKICGKRFHIKSGLKKHMIQHTGEKLYPCKICKERFHSRSVLKKHVMQHGGELQHSCETCGKKFTSSGELKVHIRVHTGEKPYLCKTCGKEFTRSSSLSTHMRRAHAGEKKLITCKIQEVFQI; from the exons ATGTCTTCAGTAAAGCATTTCGGAGGTTTTGTCAGCGAcagactgactgctgctgctgctgaggaaatATTTGGAGTTTTTAATGAGACTCTCTTGAAGTATGAGGAAGAGATCGATCGACAGCGCAAACTGCTGGATACAGTCTGGACTCCTGAAATGAAGCTACACAGGATAG agctcccacagcaacatgtctgtaagaaggaggaggaggaggaggttctCTGTGACCAGCAGAGGAACTCCAGTGTGGACAAAGAAGAGCCAGAACCTCCACagatcaaagaggaagaggaggaactcTGCACcagtcaggagggagagcagcttgtACTGAAGGAGGAGACTGAAGACTTTGTGTTGACTCCTGCTTATGAGGAAAgtgaccagcagctcctctctaaCAGCTCTCAGATCCAAGATCAGAAAGGAGGCGAGCATGGACACTCAGGGTCAACAGATGCAGAGCCAAAGCCAACGGGAAGCAGAAGCCACAGTAATGAGATTCACTGTAATGCTCGGAGAGGTAAAAAGTCTTTCAAATGTGACACATGTGGGAAAAATTATAAGTCTAAGTCGGCATTGGTTTTTCATAAGAAAGGGCACACTGGTGATAAACCACATAAATGCGACACCTGTGGGAAAAAATTCAATCGCGTAACAGTCTTGAACAATCATatgagaatccacacaggtgagaagccttTTCCTTGCAAAACATGCGGCAAATATTTCAGATGCACGAGTGGCTTGTTGGCCCACATGAGAACCCACACAGATGAGAGGCCGTACCATTgcaacacctgtgggaaaagATTTCGTGACATTTCTGCATGGAACAGGCATATAGCAAGCCACATAGGTGAGAGACCACATTCTTGCAAAACATGTGGGAAAAAATTCATACATAAGAACACTTTGAAAGCCCACATGATAACCCACACAGGTGAGAGGCCGTTCCTTTGCAAGACCTGTGGGCGAAGATTCAGTGTCCTGGGAGCATTGACCAGACATATTACACTCCACACGGGTGAGAGGGCGCATGTTTGCaaaacatgtggaaaaaaatacgCATCTAATTTCGAATTGAAAATCCACATCAGagtccacacaggtgagaagccgtacCTTTGCAAGACATGTGGGAAAGAATTCAGTGTCAAGTCCACATTGACCAAACATGTGAGAATCCACACGGGTGAGAGGCCGTATCTTTGCAAAACATGCGGAAAAGATTTCACATGCAATAGTGCCTTAAGAGTCCACGAgagaatccacacaggtgagaagccgtacCATTGCGAGACCTGTGGGAAAGGATTTACTGAGCTTTCCGGGTTGAACAGGCATACACCAACCCACACGGGTGTGAAGCCGCTTTCTTGCAAAATATGTGGAAAAGGTTTCATACAGCCTCATTCTTTGACAGTTCAcatgagaatccacacaggtgagaaaccGTACCCTTGTAAGATTTGTGGGAAAAGATTCCATATCAAGTCAGGACTGAAAAAACATATGATacaacacacaggtgagaaactGTACCCTTGTAAGATTTGCAAGGAAAGATTCCATAGCAGGTCAGTACTGAAAAAACATGTGATGCAACATGGAGGTGAGTTGCAGCATTCTTGTGaaacatgtggaaaaaaattcaCATCTAGTGGCGAATTGAAAGTCCACATCAGagtccacacaggtgagaagccgtacCTTTGCAAGACATGTGGGAAAGAATTCACGCGTAGCAGTTCATTGTCAACCCACATGAGAAGAGCCCACGCAGGTGAAAAAAAGCTAATTACTTGCAAGATACAGGAGGTTTTTCAGATTTAA